The following DNA comes from Fervidibacillus albus.
ATTTTGTACAACATCCGGTAATACGCCGGTTGAAAATGACCGAAAAGGGATTTGAACGCCTTTTGTTTATCTTCAATTTGGAAGCAGGTGTATCGCTCGAAATCTTGAATCATCTTTTTCGTGACTTCCGTTAAAATGGTGGAAGATTGGCTCGGCACGTTTCCAATCGTAATACCGAGTAGTAACATCGTTAAATACGTAATTTCTTCCGGTAAGAGGGAGCCGCCTAACTGTTTTTGAATGGCTTTTGCTGCTTCGTACATTTTTTGTTTTCCTAGAAATTCCATCGTTCCGGAATAAATTTGGATGAATTTTTCTTCCTTTTGCCGGATATGAATCATTTGCAACAAATAAATAAATTCAAACATTCGCCCTTCGATAAAGGTGAGCTGATATTGTTTGGCTAGTTGAATCATCTTTTTTTCATAGTTTGCATATTCGTCTTCCAAGTTATGTGCGAAAAAAATGAAGTTTAAAATTTCATCTTTTCTAGGATGGGAAGAGAATAAGGAGATACATTTTAAAATTAAATTTCGTTTATCGTCTTCCTGGCCTTCCAAATGAAATCCTCGTTCGCGGGAATAATGGATTTGAACGCGAAAGTCTTTACTGATTTCATTCGCTTTTTTAATATCGCTTGTAATCGTATTTTTGCTGACGTTTAATAACGACTGATAATGGGCGTGGGAGAGCATTTCCGTTCGAATAAATGTGTAAATGAGTAATAGTAAGGCCCGCTCTTCACTATGAAAAACATACGTTTTATGAAACAGTGCATCTTTGTTTTGATTCCAAAATTCAATCGTTTCAGAAGGGATGGATAGTTTATTTTGTTCAATCGTAATCAACGGTTGTTTATTTCCTTTTAACCAGTAGTTGATTTTATCCAAATAATAATTAAATTGCCTCGATGAAATATTTCTCGTCTTTAATACGACTTCGATTGCATTCGGACGAACGGTTGCTAAATAATGGAACAAATCTAAACTGTTTCGATCGAGCATATCAATACCCTCCCTCCATAGTTTTATTATAGGTGAATTCGCTTACAAATATTAGAGGGCATTCATCACAAACGTTGTTTCCATCTCATAGAGCAATTGGGATAAGATAAAAGTGGGTCGGAAGTGGATCGGAAGTGGGTCGGAGGAACCGGAACCTCGACCCAGTGGGCCAAGAGCAGTGGGCCAAGAGAACCGGAACCTCGACCCAGCCAAGAAAAGTGGGGCCAAGAGAACCGGAACCTCGACCCAGTGAGCCAAGAGAGTGGGCCAAGAGAACCGGAACCTCGACCCACTGTGTACTTCATCTGCATTCAATAAAATATTGATTTTTTAAATAATTTGCAATAAAATAGAATTGTAAACGTTTTCAATTATAAAGGAGGTATCGGTTTGGGAAAATTTGATGGGAAAGTTGTCCTCGTTACAGGTGCTGCAGGGGGAATTGGTAAGGAGTTTGTAAAAAAAGTCGTGGATGAGGGAGCTTCTGTATCTTTAGTAGACGTAAATATAGAAGCTTTAAAGAATGTAGAAAAAGAGCTAGGTTTATCTGAAGAGCGGGTTTTATCCGTTGCTGCCGATGTTTCGAAAGAGGAGGACGTCAAAAATTACGTAGAAAAAACGGTCGATAAATTCGGAAAGATCGATGGGTTTTTCAACAATGCAGGTGTTGAGGGGAAATATGCCCCCGTGGAACAATATCCAACAGAAGTTTTTGATTTCGTCCTCAATGTAAACGTACGAGGCGTATTTTTAGGATTAAAATACGTCATTCCTGTTATGAAAAGACAAGGAAAAGGTACAGTCGTAAATACTGCATCCGTCGCTGGTCTTATGGGAGCCCCAGGTATGATTGCTTATAATACATCGAAACACGCGGTGATCGGAATGACTAGAGTCGTCGCAGCAGAAGTGGCGGAACATGGGATTCGTATCAATGCACTTGCACCGGGTGTCATTAACACACGAATGATGAGACAAATTGAGGAAAATACGTCCCCAGGTGCGGCAAAGGAAGTTGAAAAAGCCTATGCGGAAAGTGTCCCGATGAAAAGATACGGGAATCCGGATGAAGTAGCCAATGTGGCCCTATTCCTTTTGTCCGATGATTCATCGTATGTAACGAGTTCTATATATACGGTACATGGAGGATTATTACAACAATAATACGTCATCTTTTAAAAATAGATGGTGGACAAGTTCTACTTATAAACTAAAAAAGTTTCATATTTTAAAAAATAAATGTTTGGCGTGCGATTTCTTAATTGTGGTTTTTCAACATTATATTTAATTATATAGGGAGGGATTTTATGAGCAAACCGAAATTGTTTGTGTTAGACACAGGCACAATGAAAATGGATAAAAACTTCATGATTGCCATGCATAATCCGGCGAGTATTGACAATCCGAATCCGCCTTCAGAATTTATTGAATTTCCTGTGTATGCTGTATTAATTGACCATCCGGATGGAAAAATTTTATTTGACACAGGCTGTAATCCGGATGGAATGGGAGAAAATGGTAGATGGCCAAAGGAAACCCAGCGATTATTTCCAAGTTTCCAAGATGAGTCCTGTTATTTAATCAACCGTTTAGAGCAGTTAAAGGTAAGACCTGAAGATATCAAATATGTTGTTGCGTCCCATTTACACCTCGATCATGCAGGTTGTCTCGAATTATTTACGAACGCTACAATCATTGTTCATGATGCGGAACTATCAAATGTGATGAAACAATACGCTATGTCAAAAGAACTAGGTGCATACATTTGGGCAGATATTGATGCATGGATAAAAAATGATTTGAGATGGAAAACCATTTCTACAAATGAAGAAGAATTGGAACTTTTAACAGGTATCAAAATATTAAACTTCGGACCTGGACATGCATACGGTATGTTAGGTTTGCACGTACAATTGCCAGGTGAAGGGGGCATTATTCTCGCATCCGATGCTATATACTCTGCACAAAATTTTGGTCCACCAGTAAAGTTACCTGGAATTATTTACGATTCAATTGGCTATACAAAAACAGTAGAAAAAATACGAAAATATGCTGAAAAAACAAACTCACAAATTTGGTATGGCCATGATGCAGAACAGTTTAAAACATTAAGGAAATCAACAGAAGGATATTACGAATGATAAAAAGTAACTGGGGAAGCCAAACCCCTATTTTTTTGAATGAAAGGATAAAAATGGATAGCCAAAAATAGAGGAGCGAACAAAAAATCACTTCTACTAATATAAGAGGAAGGAGGGGATATACATGAAAATAAGAAGCGCGGTTTTACGAAAGTCGGGTCAACCAAGGCCTTATGCAGAAAGTAAACCGATTCAAATTGAAACGTTGGAATTAGATCCTCCAAAACAAGGAGAAGTTCTTGTTCAAATAAAAGCAGCAAGCCTGTGCCATTCAGACTTATCTGTCATCGATGGAAGCAGACCAAGACCACTACCAATGGCTTTAGGGCACGAAGCTTCAGGTGTTGTAGTTGAAGTTGGTGACGGGATTGTGGACTTGGAACCGGGAGACCATGTAGTATGTGTATTTGTTCCTAGTTGTGGTCAATGTATTCCTTGTAAAGAAGGCCGTCCCGCTTTATGTGAACTAGGAGCGAAATCAAATGCAGAAGGAACACTTATAAATGGTGAAAGGCGTTTGCATACCGGGGGCGAATGGATCCATCATCATTTAGGTTTATCCGCTTTTTCGGAATATGCGGTTGTTTCAAGGCATTCTTTAATTAAAATAGAAGATCGAGAAATCCCCTTTGAGAAATTAGCTCTTTTTGGATGTGCGGTCATCACCGGAGTTGGAGCAGTAGTGAATACCGCAAATATAAAAATGGGGAGTACCGTCGCTGTCGTCGGCCTTGGCGGGGTCGGATTAAGTGCACTTCTCGGAGCGGTTTCTGCAGGTGCAAGTCAAATTATAGCCGTTGATATTAATGAAGGGAAATTGAAAAAGGCGAAGGAATTTGGTGCGACTGAAACGTTTAATTCACGTGATCCATCAGTCATTGAAATGGTAAAAAAAGCAACGAATGGTGGTGTCGATTACGCCTTTGAAACTGCTGGAGTAGTGAAGGCGATGGAGATTGCTTACAATATTACGAAACGCGGTGGAACGACCGTAACGAGTGGCTTACCCCATCCGAAACATCACTTTTCTTTTCCACAAGTTACTTTAACCGCAGAGGAAAAAACGATGAAAGGTTCCTATTTAGGAAGCTGTGTTCCGAATCGAGACATTCCACGCTTTATTGACTTGTTCAAACAAAATCGTCTTCCCGTTGATCAATTAGTGACGGACTATATTACTTTAGATGAGATTAACGAAGGTTTCGACAAACTGGCAAACGGTGACTCGACGCGGATTATAATGAAATTTTAATAGAAAATAATATGGGTACTTTGCACACGAATCATATAAAATATTATAGAAAATAAGACCTCCTAAAAGACGGAGGTCTCGTTTTTTGGATTAGGAAAAATCGTGGTGGAAACAGTGAGCCAAAAAAGTGGATCGGAAGTGGGCCAAAAGGGTGGGCCAAGAGAACCGGAACCTCGACCCACCTCGATCCAACTGGGTCAAGAGAACCGGAACCCCGACCCACCCTTCATCCTTCTTTTATGCAAAGGTCTCTGTGCATCACCAGCTGAATCGTTTTCCAAAGTAAATATGCGACGAGGACGAACAGACCGGCTATTTGGAGTTGGAATAGCCAGCTGTAAAACTCTTTCCCCGTTTCCGCATACATAAAATACGTAGCGTTTGTAACGGCTGCCGACGGGAATAAGTACGCCCACCACGAAATAAAAAACGGAATGGTAAACAACCGTTTGAATTGGAATATAAGGAATAATCCTAGGTAAATAGCGATTCCAAATAAAATATAAGCGAAAGCATCCAACTCACCTACAATTTTGAAATAAGAAACCATCCCAACTCCAGGAGGTGCCAACAAAATGAAGAAGGTCGGTCTTAATTTCGGAGGTAGTACAGGATGGAAAAACATTCGAAACAAAAATATCGTGATATAGATGATACTGAAAAACAGTCCCATACTAAAAAACATCCAGTTCAAATCTTCATCCGCATGGTATACACCGGCTAGTGGAACGACGAGATTTCCGACAATTGGAATAAACCAAGCCGGGGTAAACTGGGGAACTTCAAAGGTATGTTTCCAAATCACCTTCGTAAGAATAACGATCGTAAAAATGAGTTGAAGCATAACCCCTGCGATCCAAAGATAAAATGAGAAACGTTCATTTATTTCAAAATACGGAACGCTTAACAATAGTAAACTAATGGAAATCGCCGCAAAAAAATTCATCTTTACAGGATGATTGAAATCTTTTTGAACATCGTCGGGAAACCGAATCAGCCGATAGAGCAACATCCCTCCGTTTATTAAAAATAACAAACTGGCCAAAATAAGAAAGACTGTGGAAACTCCATGCCTCAATCCATACATATTTTCAAATAGTTTTACAGACATCGTCACACCAGAAATCCCCATCACACTTGCAAATAAAGCAATTGGAAAATAGCGCAATCCTCTTTCATGTACTTGTTCCATTTTTTCTCTCCCTTTTGTTTCATATCATTCATATAAACTATAATACGGAATCATTCCGATTTTATCATCAATAATGCTCGGGAACAGTCCCTCTGTTATAATGAAAGAAAAAGCGTTAGGATGATCGGTATGAAAAAGGATATTTTGAAAAACGATTGGGCTCCCCTTTTACAAGAGGAGTTTACGAAGCCGTATTATATACAGCTGCGGGAATTTTTAAAAAAAGAATATGCAACATATACGGTGTATCCCGATATGTACGATATATTCAACGCCCTCCATTATACTCCCTTTCATCAAGTAAAGGTGGTCATCCTCGGACAAGACCCGTATCACGGACCGAATCAAGCCCACGGACTCAGTTTTTCCGTAAAACCAGGAGTCCCTTTGCCACCATCGTTAAAAAATATTTTTGTTGAATTACAAAACGATATCGGATGTCCTCCGCCAAAGGATGGATATTTAGTCCACTGGGCAAAACAAGGGGTCCTGTTACTGAACACGGTACTTACCGTTAGAAAAGGTATAGCCCATTCCCATAAAGGAAAAGGTTGGGAACAATTTACAGACCGGGTCATTGAACAGTTAAATAAAAAGGATCATCCAATTGTCTACATTTTATGGGGAAGTGCCGCCCAAAGTAAAATTTCATTAATCGACACAAACAAACATTATATAATTAAATCCCCCCATCCAAGCCCTTTGTCTGCCCATCGCGGATTTTTTGAAAGCAAACCGTTTTCGAAAACGAATGAAATTTTACGGGGAATCGGGCAAGATGAAATCGACTGGCAGTTGCCAATTCTTGAAACGTCTCATCAACATGAAATTCGAGTGTAGTTGACAAAAAGAGAAACTGTGTTCATCCAATCTAAAGCGTGTTGACTTTGTAGAGACAAACAAAGTAGACCTAAAAAATTGGAAAACAAAGGTGATAGACATTGAGTAACAGAATGAGTTTTGATCGTGAAACGAAATTAGGTTATATTTATATATTTACCAAAAAATACAAATACACAATCGAGGAAGGGTGTGTCAATAATTTTGTGTAAATGACCCTATTTCCAGTAGATCAGTCAGCTTGCTTAATTTAGTTGGTAAAACTTCTATTTCTAGGTGAAACAGAAAGCCACAGCGGTAGCTTCTTGTCCTTGACCTTGTGCCTTTTCTTAGTTCTTGCTGGTTGGGTTCAGGGGCCCGGCCAGCTAGAAAACTTAGAAAAAATCGGTCGTGGTACGCTTGGTGTGCGGATGGAGTCCCTCACAGGGCATTATTTTTCCCATCCGCCATCTTACACACCACCACGACCGCAAACAAGGTCAAGGATGGCGGATTGGTGCTAGATCTTAACCTTCTCGTGTTTCAAATATCTGTATCAATTCTGATTTCGCCTTATCAAACCCCCGATGACAACGCATGCCAAATTTGTGATTATAGTCTAAAAACCGTGTCACGAGAAAGCGTTCTAAGGATTCTTCATTTGGGAATTGTTCTTTGCGTTTGACATATCGTTTGATTTCTTTGTTAAAATCTTCAATTAAGTTTGTTGAGTAGATACTGCGACGTGGGGAGAACGAGTCGTAGCCCTCGTTGTCCCGAAAGAGGAAGAAGCGTTAAAAGATGATGAGATCAAGGCTTTTTGTAGAAAACATTTAACGGGTTTAAAAGTACCTTCCGTAATCATCGAAGAGAAAAGAATTCCTCGGAATGCTTCTGGGAAAGTGTTGAAATATAAAATACGCGAATCGTTGAAATCAAGTCAATCAATTTCCAAAATGTAACTATGGATAATTGACTCTAATCTTCTAGAAAGATTGTAAAAAATTCCGTTTGTTTTTTGATTGTAGGTTGAGGGTTTGCAAACTCTCTTTTTTTCATTCGCTCATCGTTTGCCACTGGGAATGAAAAAATCAATTTTCGAAAATTTATACAAAATGACTTGACCATTATATATAGAAAACTTAGAATTTTTAATATAAAGAAAAAACGCATGAAACAGAAAGAAAACGTTTTCATCCAAAATTCACATAGAGAAAGGCTAGTTGAAAGGAGGAATCTATTCGAAAACAGACTTAGATGAAGGACTAATTGACAAAGGAGGGATTGAGTTTCCGCTTTTTCCAAAAAACTTTTTTTGATTGTACGGTAAAGCTGATTTCAAAACAACGGACGTATGCTTAAAGGGGTTATACGTTTTGGACATCCTTTTGAATTTCATAGGATGTTTATGGGCGAAACGGTCAAAACGAAAACAAAGGGGGAATACTAATGATGATGGATACACCTTTAACATTGACTCAAATGCTTGAAAGGGCGGAAAAATACTTTCCGAAAAAGGAAATCATTTCTCGGACGACGGCCGGCATCTTTCGTTATACGTACAAAGAAATGGGGGAAAGGACGCGGGCTCTTGCAAGCGCTTTAAAAAAGCTCGGTATTGAAAAGGGGGATCGGGTCGGCACATTCGCATGGAACGACCACCGCCATTTAGAAGCATATTTTGCCGTTCCGTGTTTAGGTGCAGTGCTCCATACGATTAATATTCGTCTTTCACCGGATCATTTAAGTTACGTCATTAATCATGCGGAGGATAAAATGATTCTCGTTGATGGGACATTGCTTCCGCTATTGGAAAAGGTAAAGGACGAATTAAAAACGGTGAAGGCTATCGTTGTGATGACCGATGGAGAGACGTTACCGGAGACGGGTTTTTCCAATGTTTATTCCTATGAAAAGTTGTTGGAAATCGGCGACAAGACCTTCGAATTTCCAAAAAATATTGAAGAAAATGATGCGGCTGGAATGTGTTATACGTCGGCAACAACGGGGAAACCAAAGGGGGTCGTCTATTCTCATCGAGGAATCGTTCTTCATGGAATGGCTTTAGGTCTTGCGGATACGGCTGCCCTTTCTGAATCCGATGTTATGATGCCTGTCGTTCCGATGTTTCACGTCAATGCTTGGGGCACACCTTTCGCATCGACATGGTACGGATCTACGCAAGTTTTTCCTGGCCCGGCGCCGACTCCGAAAGATTTAGCCGAATTAATTGAAAACTTTCACGTAACAGTTACAGCCGGTGTTCCGACGATTTTAATCGGTTTATTGAATGAATTTGAAAAGAAGGAGTATAAAACGGGTAGTTTACGCGGTGTGCTTTGCGGAGGGTCGGCCGCACCAAAGGGAATTATACGGGCGTATGAAAAGAAATACGATATTCCGTTTTTACATGCTTATGGGATGACGGAGACGACACCCCTTGTGACCATATCCAAATTAAAATCGTATCAAAAAAACTTGCCGTACGAGGAACAATTGGAAATTCGAGCGAAGCAAGGGATCGTCGTACCTGGCCTAGAAATAAAGGTCGTCAATGAGAAGGGGGAAGTTAATCGAGATGGAAAAGAAATGGGTGAGCTTCTCGTCCGCGGTCCGTGGATTGCAAAGGAATATTACAAAGATGATCGGACGAAGGAAGCGTTTAAAGACGGCTGGCTACACACGGGGGATGTCGTTACGATTGATGAAGAAGGATTTATTAAAATCGTTGACCGAACGAAGGATTTGATTAAAAGTGGTGGCGAGTGGATTTCGTCTGTCGATTTGGAAAATGCGTTGATGACCCATGATGCAGTATTGGAGGCGGCCGTCGTTGCTGTACCCGATCCGAAATGGGTGGAGCGGCCCGTTGCCTGCGTCGTGTTGAAAGAAGGAAAGCAGGTGACGAAGGAAGAATTACTCGATTATTTACGCCCACAGTTTGCAAAATTTTGGCTCCCCGATGAAGTACTTTTCCTCGATGAAATTCCGAAAACGACAGTCGGGAAGTTTTTGAAGGCGAAGTTGCGGGAATATGTCGCCGAGCAATTAAAAATTGAAAAATCGTAATCCCTTTCGTGCGTCGGGACGCAGCTTACCATTTTTTTGCGACACCCGTAAAATATTTCGATTTTACATTTAGATAAGTCGGAATATTGGAAAATAAATATCTTCCATTGTACGATGAATATGGTTGGAGATCGGATGGGAGATTGATCGCATAAAAAAAGACGAACGCTCCCATCCGTATTTTAACATTTACAATCGAAAAATACGGAGGTGGGAAAATGTCAACGAGTGCAGTGGAACGATTGAAGGAATCCGTCACATTACCCGTCATTATGGCACCCCTTTTTATTATTTCTAATCCGGAGATGACGATGAAAGCTTGTGAGGCGGGGATTATCGGGACGTTTCCAGCTTTAAATGCCCGAACAAATGAGAAATTGGAACAATGGTTGCAGCAAATGGTCGAAGGGATGGAACAATTGAAGGAAAATCATCCAGAAAAGAAGATTGCCCCTTGGGGAATTAATTTTATTAGTCATCGGACGAATAAGCGATTTTTGGAAGATTTGAAGCTCATTGAAAAATATGAACCACCCCTCGTCATTACGTCGTTAGGGGATCCATCTCCAGTAGTCGAAGTCGTCCATGCGTACGGTGGAGTTGTTTTTTCCGATGTCATTAATGTGAAGTATGCGAAAAAGGCGATTGAAAAAGGTGTGGACGGATTAGTGCTCGTCACGAGTGGTGCAGGTGGACATGGGGGCACGTACAATCCTTTTGCATTCATTCATGAAGTGAAACGGTTTTGGGACGGTCCCATCGCTTTGGCTGGTGCCATTTCAAAGGGAGAAGACATTCTCGCTGCAGAAATTTTAGGAGCGGATTTTTCCTATATTGGGACGCGATTTATCCCAGCGAAGGAAAGCGGTGCCGACGAGAAATATAAGGAAATGGTCATCGATTCGACGATTGAAGATATTTTATACACCGATGCCTTTAGTGGGATTCATGCGAATTTTTTAATTCCGAGTATTAAAAAGGCGGGAATGGATCCGAATGAATTGAAAAAGAAGGAACAAATCGATTTATCCGAATTAGCGAATACGGATGTAAAAGCTTGGCGTGACGTATGGTCTGCAGGACAAGGAGTCGGTTCAATTACAAAAATCCAATCCGTTGAAGAAATTGTTGAAGATTTGACGAAGGAATACAACACAGTAAAAGAAAAAATTATCAAAGAAGCATATAATTTTACCGAATAAAATGAATGAACATTCACTCATATGGGTCGAGGTTCCGGTTCTCTTGGCCCACTTTAGAAAGAAAATGAGGTGATTTTTATGGAAAATCTCGTTCATGTTTATAAGAAGGATCGAATTGCGTATGTGAAGATGAACAGACCAGATAAATTAAATGCCCTTTCAATCGAATTAATTGAAGGCTTGATCGAAGCTTTGAAAGAGGCGGAAATGGACGAGGATGTAAATGTTATTATTTTATCCGGAGAAGGGAAATCCTTCTGTGCTGGGGGAGACATTTCATCATTTCAACAACTGAATAATAGTGCCGAGATTATATTTTGGATGAAACGAGCGACAGCATTGGAAGAAACGATTCGTAACTTAGATAAAATGGTGATTAGCGCCGTACACGGTTATGCGGCAGGAGCTGGATTTAGTTTAGC
Coding sequences within:
- a CDS encoding SDR family NAD(P)-dependent oxidoreductase encodes the protein MGKFDGKVVLVTGAAGGIGKEFVKKVVDEGASVSLVDVNIEALKNVEKELGLSEERVLSVAADVSKEEDVKNYVEKTVDKFGKIDGFFNNAGVEGKYAPVEQYPTEVFDFVLNVNVRGVFLGLKYVIPVMKRQGKGTVVNTASVAGLMGAPGMIAYNTSKHAVIGMTRVVAAEVAEHGIRINALAPGVINTRMMRQIEENTSPGAAKEVEKAYAESVPMKRYGNPDEVANVALFLLSDDSSYVTSSIYTVHGGLLQQ
- the ahlS gene encoding AhlS family quorum-quenching N-acyl homoserine lactonase codes for the protein MSKPKLFVLDTGTMKMDKNFMIAMHNPASIDNPNPPSEFIEFPVYAVLIDHPDGKILFDTGCNPDGMGENGRWPKETQRLFPSFQDESCYLINRLEQLKVRPEDIKYVVASHLHLDHAGCLELFTNATIIVHDAELSNVMKQYAMSKELGAYIWADIDAWIKNDLRWKTISTNEEELELLTGIKILNFGPGHAYGMLGLHVQLPGEGGIILASDAIYSAQNFGPPVKLPGIIYDSIGYTKTVEKIRKYAEKTNSQIWYGHDAEQFKTLRKSTEGYYE
- a CDS encoding zinc-dependent alcohol dehydrogenase family protein, with translation MKIRSAVLRKSGQPRPYAESKPIQIETLELDPPKQGEVLVQIKAASLCHSDLSVIDGSRPRPLPMALGHEASGVVVEVGDGIVDLEPGDHVVCVFVPSCGQCIPCKEGRPALCELGAKSNAEGTLINGERRLHTGGEWIHHHLGLSAFSEYAVVSRHSLIKIEDREIPFEKLALFGCAVITGVGAVVNTANIKMGSTVAVVGLGGVGLSALLGAVSAGASQIIAVDINEGKLKKAKEFGATETFNSRDPSVIEMVKKATNGGVDYAFETAGVVKAMEIAYNITKRGGTTVTSGLPHPKHHFSFPQVTLTAEEKTMKGSYLGSCVPNRDIPRFIDLFKQNRLPVDQLVTDYITLDEINEGFDKLANGDSTRIIMKF
- a CDS encoding SLAC1 anion channel family protein; translated protein: MEQVHERGLRYFPIALFASVMGISGVTMSVKLFENMYGLRHGVSTVFLILASLLFLINGGMLLYRLIRFPDDVQKDFNHPVKMNFFAAISISLLLLSVPYFEINERFSFYLWIAGVMLQLIFTIVILTKVIWKHTFEVPQFTPAWFIPIVGNLVVPLAGVYHADEDLNWMFFSMGLFFSIIYITIFLFRMFFHPVLPPKLRPTFFILLAPPGVGMVSYFKIVGELDAFAYILFGIAIYLGLFLIFQFKRLFTIPFFISWWAYLFPSAAVTNATYFMYAETGKEFYSWLFQLQIAGLFVLVAYLLWKTIQLVMHRDLCIKEG
- a CDS encoding uracil-DNA glycosylase, which encodes MKKDILKNDWAPLLQEEFTKPYYIQLREFLKKEYATYTVYPDMYDIFNALHYTPFHQVKVVILGQDPYHGPNQAHGLSFSVKPGVPLPPSLKNIFVELQNDIGCPPPKDGYLVHWAKQGVLLLNTVLTVRKGIAHSHKGKGWEQFTDRVIEQLNKKDHPIVYILWGSAAQSKISLIDTNKHYIIKSPHPSPLSAHRGFFESKPFSKTNEILRGIGQDEIDWQLPILETSHQHEIRV
- a CDS encoding long-chain fatty acid--CoA ligase, with product MMDTPLTLTQMLERAEKYFPKKEIISRTTAGIFRYTYKEMGERTRALASALKKLGIEKGDRVGTFAWNDHRHLEAYFAVPCLGAVLHTINIRLSPDHLSYVINHAEDKMILVDGTLLPLLEKVKDELKTVKAIVVMTDGETLPETGFSNVYSYEKLLEIGDKTFEFPKNIEENDAAGMCYTSATTGKPKGVVYSHRGIVLHGMALGLADTAALSESDVMMPVVPMFHVNAWGTPFASTWYGSTQVFPGPAPTPKDLAELIENFHVTVTAGVPTILIGLLNEFEKKEYKTGSLRGVLCGGSAAPKGIIRAYEKKYDIPFLHAYGMTETTPLVTISKLKSYQKNLPYEEQLEIRAKQGIVVPGLEIKVVNEKGEVNRDGKEMGELLVRGPWIAKEYYKDDRTKEAFKDGWLHTGDVVTIDEEGFIKIVDRTKDLIKSGGEWISSVDLENALMTHDAVLEAAVVAVPDPKWVERPVACVVLKEGKQVTKEELLDYLRPQFAKFWLPDEVLFLDEIPKTTVGKFLKAKLREYVAEQLKIEKS
- a CDS encoding NAD(P)H-dependent flavin oxidoreductase; protein product: MSTSAVERLKESVTLPVIMAPLFIISNPEMTMKACEAGIIGTFPALNARTNEKLEQWLQQMVEGMEQLKENHPEKKIAPWGINFISHRTNKRFLEDLKLIEKYEPPLVITSLGDPSPVVEVVHAYGGVVFSDVINVKYAKKAIEKGVDGLVLVTSGAGGHGGTYNPFAFIHEVKRFWDGPIALAGAISKGEDILAAEILGADFSYIGTRFIPAKESGADEKYKEMVIDSTIEDILYTDAFSGIHANFLIPSIKKAGMDPNELKKKEQIDLSELANTDVKAWRDVWSAGQGVGSITKIQSVEEIVEDLTKEYNTVKEKIIKEAYNFTE